The genome window GTTCACCGAGCGATGCCTGCTCCGGACTCATATAGGCCGGAGTTCCAATCAACTGGTACGGCCACGTGCAGGCGGTCCGATCGGTCAACCGACCCTCGATCGCCTTGGCGATGCCGAAGTCTATGACTTTGGGCACGGGAGCGCCGTCCTGGAGGATGACCAGGATGTTCGAGGGCTTGATGTCCCGATGGACCACTCCCTTTTGGTGAGCGTGCTGGACCGCCTTGCAGACCTTGATGAACAGGGCAATGCGCTCCGAGATCGCCAGACGCTCGCGGTCGCAGAAGTCGGTGATCCGAACCCCCGGGACGAGTTCCATCAAAATATAGGGGCGTCCGCCATCGGTGGTGCCGGCATCAAAGACCCTGGCGATCCCGGGATGATCCATCCGGGCAAGCGCCTGACCCTCGGCTGCAAAACGCGCCACCCCCTCCCTTGTGTCCATGCCAAGCCTGATGACCTTGACGGCAACCCGACGGCGCACCGGCCGGGTCTGCTCGGCCAGATACACCACGCCGCACCCGCCTTCGCCGATCTTTTCGAGCAACTGGCACGTCCCGACGCTTTGCCCCACGACGGGATCGGTCAGATGCCATCCCTCCAAGACCACCCGGCTCCGCGATTCTGAAAGGGCTCCGGCATGCTCGTGGGCGGACAACAGCGCCTCCAGCCGGGCCCTCAATTCGGGACGGCCGGCACATCCGGCGTCCAGGAACGTGGAACGTGAAATTGCCGGCAGTTCCAACGCCCGGAAGAAGAGGGTTTCCTCAAGGGCGAGTCCGTCGGTCCCGCTGGATTCTACGGGATTCATTCGCGGCGATCCCAAGGGTTTAAGCGAAATCCCCTTGGGATGTCCAGCGTCCCGCCGTCCGTGCTGCAGGGCTCGTTTTGAATTTGCAAGCCGTTGACGGGGAATTCGTGAGAGACGGAGGTCGTGCAGTTTAGGAGGCGTGCGTGAGGAATGCAGCAGCCGGAGGGGCAGACGCAATCCCAAGAAGGGGAGGGCCGCGACGCGGCAGGGACGCCCCATCCCGCGGGCACCCCACATTTTCTTGAAGCCGGAGGGCGCGTCGCCGGATATCGTTGCACCCCGTATGACGCCGCATCGAAAACAGGGCGGGCTCGCAGGGGTCGGGTATGTGGCCGGAGTGCTGCTCCTGGTCGCCGGGATTGCCGGCCTCGCGTGGTGGATGTCGGGCCGCAGCGGACGCGGAAGCGATCCCGAGGCAGCGTTTGCGTCCGCCATGAACTCCGGCAAGACGTTCTTCGAGCGGGGCGAACCGTCCAAGGCCATCGAGGCCTTTCAACGGGGCCTGGCGATGAATCCCGCCAATCCGGATGCACGCCTCAACCTTGCCAATGCCCATCTGCTGGCGGGGCATCCCGGGCCCGCCGCGGCCGAGGCGCGCGAGGCGCTGCACTACGAACCAGGCAATGCGGCCGCGCTCTATGTCCTCGGGTGCGCCCTGCTCCGTCAGAACCAGTTCTCCAATGCCGTTCAGGTCCTCACCGAGGCCAAGGCCGCCGATCCCACGGAAAATCCGGTGAGCTTTCAGCTGGGGCGCGCCTTCCTCGGTTGGGGCCGCCCGGAGGAAGCCGCAGCCCAGTTTGAGGAGGTCCTTCAATTCGAGCCCGATCATCCGGCGGCCCACTACCTGTTGTCCCAGGCGCTGCTGCGTCTGGGCCGGGGCGAGGAGGCGCAACAGTCCCTTGCCGAACACCAGCGCATCAATGCCGGCAAGGTCGGTGGCGCCGACGACCCGGCCCAGTTCGAGCGAAGCAAGTACACCGCGATCCGCGCGCCCTTCGAACTTGAGCAGCCCGGACCCGCAGGGGTGAGGGTCCGGTTCGTGGACGACACCGCCCGGGCGTTCGGAGCCGGTGCCGGCGCGCTGCGGGGTCCGATCGCCTTGTTGGACATCAACCGTCGCGGCGCGAACGACCTCCTCCTGGTCGGGCCGGAGGGCGTGCGCCTCCACCTCAATTCGAACGGCGTGTTCACCGCCGCCGCGGAGCCCCTGCCCGTGACCGGCGCCGGGACCGTGGCCGCAGCGGTCGTGGGCGACGTACAAAACGACCGCTATGAGGATGCCCTGCTGGTCAGCCCGGAAGGAGTGACCCTGCTCCGATTCGCCACCAACGGCTTGTTCACCGACGTCACCGCATTTTCGGGCCTGCGCCAGGCCGGCGCCGCCGGACGCGCCGCGGCGCTGGCCGACCTCGACTTCACCGGCAAACTCGGACTCCTCCTTGCCGATCCTGCGGGCAACCTCCGTGCCTTCACCAACCTGGGAACCGGACTCTTCCGCGAACGCCGGGCCCCGGAGGGCGCGCCGGATCCGTTCGCGGTCAGCGACGTGACGCAGATCACCATCGAGGATCTCAACAATGACGACCTGCCGGACGTGCTCCTCACCCGGAGCCATCAGCCGCCCGTCCTGCTTCTCAACGTCCGCGGCGGCGGCCTGAGCGCCAGCAACCAGCCGCCGGACTGGCCCGTCGCGCGCGCCGTGGCCACCGGGGACTTCAACAACGATCTGCGCATGGATGTCGCCCTGGCCACCGCCGGCGCCGTCGAGCTCCGGTTCAGCGGCGTGAAGGAACCCAGGCGCCTTGCGGCCCGGGGCCACCAGATCGAAGGCCTGCGCGCACTGGATTACGACAACGACGGCTGGCTCGACCTGGTGGCCTGGGGCGCCGACGGCTTCCACGTGTGGCGCAACCGCGGAAGCCTCGGGTTTGAGGACACCACCGCCGCCCTGGGACTGGACGGGTTCCGCGGCCGCCGCATCCGTGACTTCGCGGCCGCGGATTTTGATGGGGACTGCGACACCGACTGGATCGTGGATGTCGAGGGAGAGGGCCTGCGATTTCTGCGCAACGACGGCGGAAACGCCAATGCGATGGTGAAGCTTCGCCTGCTGGGCAACCGGTCCAATGCCAGTGCGCTCGGCATCAAGGTGGAGTTTGCCAGCGGCGGCTGGAGGACCCTCCGCACCGTCCAGCAACTGCCCGTTGAGATCGGGGTGGGGCGGCGTCCGGTCCTCGACCTCGTGAGCACCCGCTGGTTCGACACCCGGCTCGACACCACCGAAGTGACGACCGAGTGCCAGCAGCCCCTCGTGGTCTTCGAATTGGTGCTGCCCACCGGGTCGTGTCCCTACCTGTATGCCTGGGACGGCACGCGCCACCGCTTCATCACCGACCTCCTCGGCGCGGCGCCCATCGGACTCCCGGTGGCGCCGGGACGCTACATTGAAGCCGATCCCGATGAACTGGTGCGTCTCGGCTCGGACCGGGACCTGGCGCCACGGGACGGCCATTACGAGCTTCAGATCACCGAGGAGCTGCGTGAAATCCTCTACCTCGACTCGGCGCGCCTCGTGATCGCGGACCATGCGCCCGGCACGGAGGTGTTCGCCACATCGAAGCTGGTGCCGGGACGCCCCTTCGCGGCGCCCGGCCTGGTCCAGTTGGGGGGACGCATTCCACTACGCCACGCCACTGTATCCCCGGCGGACGGCAAGGATTCCGCGGACGTCACGCGGGCACTTTTGGAAACCGATGGCCGGCGCGTCTCTCCAATCCAGCTCCGCGAAACCCAGTACCGGGGTCTCGCCGAACCCCATGTCGTAACCCTGGACTTCGGGGAACTGCCCGAGCGCGGTCCGCTGGCCATGGCCCTCACCGGCTGGCTGCGCTTTGGTGGCGGCATGGCCAACATCGCCGCGTCTCA of Verrucomicrobiia bacterium contains these proteins:
- a CDS encoding VCBS repeat-containing protein, with the translated sequence MTPHRKQGGLAGVGYVAGVLLLVAGIAGLAWWMSGRSGRGSDPEAAFASAMNSGKTFFERGEPSKAIEAFQRGLAMNPANPDARLNLANAHLLAGHPGPAAAEAREALHYEPGNAAALYVLGCALLRQNQFSNAVQVLTEAKAADPTENPVSFQLGRAFLGWGRPEEAAAQFEEVLQFEPDHPAAHYLLSQALLRLGRGEEAQQSLAEHQRINAGKVGGADDPAQFERSKYTAIRAPFELEQPGPAGVRVRFVDDTARAFGAGAGALRGPIALLDINRRGANDLLLVGPEGVRLHLNSNGVFTAAAEPLPVTGAGTVAAAVVGDVQNDRYEDALLVSPEGVTLLRFATNGLFTDVTAFSGLRQAGAAGRAAALADLDFTGKLGLLLADPAGNLRAFTNLGTGLFRERRAPEGAPDPFAVSDVTQITIEDLNNDDLPDVLLTRSHQPPVLLLNVRGGGLSASNQPPDWPVARAVATGDFNNDLRMDVALATAGAVELRFSGVKEPRRLAARGHQIEGLRALDYDNDGWLDLVAWGADGFHVWRNRGSLGFEDTTAALGLDGFRGRRIRDFAAADFDGDCDTDWIVDVEGEGLRFLRNDGGNANAMVKLRLLGNRSNASALGIKVEFASGGWRTLRTVQQLPVEIGVGRRPVLDLVSTRWFDTRLDTTEVTTECQQPLVVFELVLPTGSCPYLYAWDGTRHRFITDLLGAAPIGLPVAPGRYIEADPDELVRLGSDRDLAPRDGHYELQITEELREILYLDSARLVIADHAPGTEVFATSKLVPGRPFAAPGLVQLGGRIPLRHATVSPADGKDSADVTRALLETDGRRVSPIQLRETQYRGLAEPHVVTLDFGELPERGPLAMALTGWLRFGGGMANIAASHQPEFPFPFPVLEAGTPDGWQVVDVTVGAPAGKTKGIYVDLTDRLPKGTQQLRLRQAFEIHWDRIALFTEITPIQGVSVAPASADLHWRGYSVFEERPWTDPLTPEYGNVRPTPPWHITPSGWATRYGPVGELLADNDNGLVILAGGDELTLRFSVGALPPPASGQERDLFLAVTGWDKDADYHVAHGSTIEPLPWRDMDDQRHGIEPRPAFPSDALHDRFNTRWVGSRTFSRRR